From Actinomyces sp. oral taxon 171 str. F0337, one genomic window encodes:
- a CDS encoding glycosyltransferase family 4 protein yields MRVTIVTTWFPTNRSPGLGVFVARHAASMAAAGHDIRVVHLASASVNDGVRHDRVMGLPVVRLPMTLSRPHELLTARRELEALTRGSDVVHTHAVSTLLPYALGRPHQPWLHTEHWSGIAQRGAELGSLARAGAQVVLRLERRPDVVTTVSDQLAADLRVYRPRGEILTVPNEVTMPEDPAPRRSIELGRDTLRIIGIGGLIERKRPDLAVEVVAALAEQGVPARLTWVGGGPLAERCTDLAESLGVDLELTGQLPGDQVQQVLADSDLFLVPTLAETFFLGAAEAVAAGRPVVTSDRGAHTSFLDPSVTEIVSQDDPATWARAVVDVMGRCTDRTARDIQDTLPRAFSPSEVARAYGRAYETAITEYSRYSRHYR; encoded by the coding sequence ATGCGCGTCACCATCGTCACCACCTGGTTCCCCACGAACCGCTCACCGGGCCTGGGGGTCTTCGTGGCACGCCACGCCGCCTCCATGGCGGCAGCCGGCCACGACATTCGTGTCGTCCACCTCGCCTCGGCCTCCGTCAACGACGGCGTGCGGCACGACCGAGTGATGGGCCTGCCCGTCGTCCGCCTGCCGATGACGCTGTCGCGGCCCCATGAGCTGCTCACAGCCAGGCGGGAGCTGGAGGCTCTGACTCGGGGCAGCGACGTCGTCCACACCCACGCGGTCTCCACCCTCCTGCCCTACGCCCTGGGCCGGCCCCACCAGCCGTGGCTCCACACGGAGCACTGGTCGGGGATCGCCCAGCGCGGCGCCGAGCTCGGCTCCCTGGCGCGGGCGGGCGCCCAGGTGGTCCTGCGTCTGGAGCGCAGGCCCGACGTCGTCACCACCGTCTCCGACCAGCTCGCCGCCGACCTGCGGGTCTATCGCCCCCGTGGCGAGATCCTGACGGTTCCCAACGAGGTCACCATGCCTGAGGATCCGGCGCCGCGCCGCAGCATCGAGCTGGGGCGCGACACGTTACGGATCATCGGCATCGGGGGGCTCATCGAGCGCAAGCGCCCGGACCTGGCCGTCGAGGTGGTCGCGGCGCTGGCGGAGCAGGGGGTGCCGGCCCGGCTGACCTGGGTGGGTGGCGGTCCGCTGGCCGAGCGCTGCACCGATCTCGCTGAGAGCCTGGGCGTCGACCTGGAGCTGACCGGTCAGCTGCCGGGCGACCAGGTTCAGCAGGTCCTGGCCGACAGCGACCTCTTTCTCGTGCCCACGCTCGCGGAGACCTTCTTCCTGGGCGCCGCCGAGGCCGTCGCCGCCGGCCGGCCGGTGGTCACCAGTGACCGGGGGGCGCACACCAGCTTCCTGGATCCCTCGGTGACCGAGATCGTCAGTCAGGACGACCCCGCCACGTGGGCGAGGGCCGTCGTCGACGTCATGGGACGTTGCACGGACCGCACGGCGCGCGACATCCAGGACACGCTGCCACGGGCCTTCTCCCCCAGCGAGGTGGCGCGCGCCTACGGTCGCGCCTACGAGACCGCCATCACTGAGTACTCCCGGTACTCCCGGCACTACCGGTGA
- the wecB gene encoding non-hydrolyzing UDP-N-acetylglucosamine 2-epimerase, translated as MRVMSVVGARPQFVKLAPIDAAFREAGIDHVIVHTGQHYDPMLSDVFFSDLGISAPDVHLGVGSGSHGVQTGTMLAAMDETIETHRPDWVLVYGDTNSTLAGALSAVKLHVPIAHLEAGLRSFNRAMPEEINRILTDHAADLLLAPTEVGAAHLADEGLAERTVVVGDVMTDILFSVRDSVIDTPSPVMTELDLPEGGYSLATIHRAENTDDPERLRSILESLAAVDHPVVLLAHPRLVAKCDEHGITLGDSGNLRMHPPLAYPELVASTLHARGVVTDSGGLQKEAFLLRAPCTTVRPQTEWVETVNLGWNVLVEPGQALVSAASRPRPTEPAEADAHPYGDGNAATRVVQALTEHLPG; from the coding sequence ATGCGTGTCATGTCAGTAGTGGGCGCCCGGCCCCAGTTCGTCAAGCTAGCCCCGATCGACGCCGCTTTCCGAGAGGCCGGGATCGACCATGTGATTGTTCACACCGGGCAGCACTACGACCCGATGCTCTCCGACGTCTTCTTCAGCGACCTGGGGATCTCGGCTCCTGACGTCCACCTGGGAGTCGGCTCGGGATCGCACGGGGTGCAGACCGGCACGATGCTCGCGGCCATGGACGAGACCATCGAGACCCATCGCCCCGACTGGGTCCTGGTCTACGGGGACACGAACTCCACGCTGGCCGGTGCGCTGTCCGCCGTCAAGCTCCACGTGCCCATCGCCCACCTGGAGGCGGGCCTGCGGTCCTTCAACCGGGCCATGCCCGAGGAGATCAACCGGATCCTGACCGACCACGCCGCCGACCTGCTGCTGGCACCGACCGAGGTGGGGGCCGCTCACCTGGCCGACGAGGGACTGGCCGAGCGGACCGTCGTCGTGGGCGACGTGATGACCGACATCCTGTTCTCGGTGCGCGACTCCGTCATCGACACCCCCTCCCCCGTCATGACCGAGCTGGACCTGCCCGAGGGCGGCTACTCGCTGGCCACCATCCACCGGGCGGAGAACACCGACGATCCCGAGCGCCTGCGCTCCATCCTGGAGTCGCTGGCGGCGGTCGATCACCCCGTGGTCCTCCTGGCCCATCCGCGTCTGGTGGCCAAGTGCGACGAGCACGGCATCACCCTGGGCGACTCGGGCAACCTGCGGATGCACCCGCCCCTGGCCTACCCCGAGCTCGTCGCCTCGACCCTGCACGCCCGCGGCGTGGTCACCGACTCCGGAGGCCTGCAGAAGGAGGCCTTCCTTCTGCGCGCGCCGTGCACCACGGTGCGTCCCCAGACCGAGTGGGTCGAGACCGTCAACCTGGGTTGGAACGTCCTGGTCGAGCCCGGTCAGGCCCTGGTGAGCGCCGCCTCCCGCCCAAGACCGACCGAGCCGGCCGAGGCCGATGCCCACCCCTACGGGGACGGCAACGCCGCCACCCGAGTGGTCCAGGCCCTCACCGAGCACCTGCCCGGCTGA